Proteins encoded within one genomic window of Haloferax volcanii DS2:
- a CDS encoding DUF7389 domain-containing protein: MSEPTQQSRTNAESTDNSARQTPTEYVERSDVGVSLTVKLTRGTGTRDQDKLTAKVKAKTLEEAREDMETLREYIHDLAEDARQIQPGEDDE, translated from the coding sequence ATGTCAGAACCCACCCAACAGTCCCGTACGAACGCAGAATCGACCGACAACAGTGCGCGACAGACGCCGACTGAATACGTCGAGCGAAGCGATGTCGGCGTCTCACTCACCGTGAAGCTCACTCGCGGTACTGGCACCCGCGATCAGGACAAGCTCACGGCCAAAGTGAAGGCGAAAACGCTCGAAGAGGCCCGCGAGGACATGGAGACGCTTCGGGAGTACATCCACGACCTCGCCGAGGACGCCCGGCAGATCCAACCGGGGGAAGACGACGAGTAG
- a CDS encoding DUF6166 domain-containing protein, which produces MSGISDPQPIEQSRPSDDSDVVYVGYRRRGRAIVEKQPDQEQLTPERTLELANHSPSGFSWGYAGSGPAQLALALLLDYTDDEDVALEEYMEFKTKVVSQLECTEPDGCWRLTGREIDTALRETVGEPVAPSVN; this is translated from the coding sequence ATGAGTGGAATTAGTGATCCACAGCCGATCGAACAGTCACGGCCTTCGGATGATTCCGACGTCGTCTATGTCGGCTACCGTCGTCGAGGCCGCGCCATCGTCGAGAAACAGCCCGACCAAGAACAGCTGACGCCGGAGCGGACTCTCGAGTTGGCCAATCACAGTCCGAGCGGATTCAGCTGGGGATACGCTGGCAGCGGGCCGGCCCAGCTCGCGCTCGCGCTCCTCCTCGACTACACTGACGACGAGGACGTCGCCCTCGAGGAGTACATGGAATTCAAGACCAAGGTCGTGAGCCAGCTAGAGTGTACAGAACCAGACGGCTGCTGGCGACTCACCGGGCGTGAGATCGATACAGCCCTTCGTGAGACAGTCGGTGAACCAGTCGCACCGTCCGTCAACTAA